In Pogoniulus pusillus isolate bPogPus1 chromosome 2, bPogPus1.pri, whole genome shotgun sequence, the following are encoded in one genomic region:
- the OSGEPL1 gene encoding tRNA N6-adenosine threonylcarbamoyltransferase, mitochondrial isoform X2, whose translation MSSIARSLLKSVRHGRAVCLRSRSSAGRGEQHLRQLVLGIETSCDDTGAAVVDGAGNVLGEALHCQKEVHLQTGGIIPVVAQQLHRENIEQVVQDALSASGVSVAELAAVATTVKPGLALSLEVGLRYSLDLVNRYRKPFIPIHHMEAHALTVRLTHHVEFPFLVLLLSGGHCLLAVAQGVSDFLLLGQSIDIAPGDMLDKVARRLSLRKHPECHGMAGGKAIEHLAQSGNRHQHTFRLPMQQYRNCDFSFSGLQNLVNKAITEKEKEEGIEEGEILSCVQDIAAAVQHVVAVHIFQRTYRAMLFCMKNSILSAKNAALVVSGGVASNHYIRKGLQALADASDFAFLCPPPRLCTDNGVMIAWNGIERLRAGLGVLHSTDSIRYEPRAPLGVDISKRVEEDSIKMPKLKKKIRWLAS comes from the exons ATGAGCAGCATTGCCAGAAGCCTTTTGAAATCGGTCAGACACGGGCGGGCCGTGTGTCTGAggagcagaagctctgctggccGTGGAGAACAGCACCTTCGGCAGCTGGTGCTGGGAATCGAGACGAGCTGCGATGACACCGGCGCTGCCGTGGTGGACGGCGCTGGCAATGTGCTGGGAGAGGCCCTGCACTGCCAAAAGGAAGTCCATTTACA aacaggtggaaTAATTCCTGTGGTGGCACAGCAGCTTCACAGAGAAAACATTGAGCAAGTGGTACAAGATGCTCTTAGTGCCAGTGGAgtttctgtagctgagctgGCAGCCGTTGCCACTACAGTGAAACCAGGCCTGGCTCTCAGCCTTGAAGTGGGGCTGCGGTACAGCCTGGATCTGGTGAACAGGTACCGGAAGCCATTCATACCCATCCATCACATGGAGGCTCATGCTCTGACCGTCAGACTGACTCATCACGTGGAGTTTCCCTTCTTGGTTCttctgctctctggaggtcactgccTTTTGGCAGTAGCACAAGGGGTGTCAGATTTCCTTCTGCTTGGACAGTCCATTGATATAGCACCGGGTGACATGCTGGATAAG GTAGCAAGAAGACTGTCTTTGAGAAAGCACCCAGAGTGCCACGGCATGGCTGGAGGGAAGGCAATAGAGCATTTGGCTCAGAGTGGAAACAGGCATCAGCATACATTTAGGCTTCCCATGCAACAGTACCGGAACTGTGACTTCTCTTTCTCTGGCCTTCAGAACCTTGTCAATAAAGCcatcacagaaaaagaaaaagaagaag GTATTGAAGAGGGTGAGATCCTCTCCTGTGTGCAGgatattgctgctgctgtacaGCATGTGGTGGCCGTTCACATTTTCCAGCGGACGTATCGGGCCATGCTGTTCTGCATGAAAAACAGCATACTGTCAGCGAAAAATGCAGCTTTG GTTGTATCAGGAGGAGTTGCAAGCAATCATTACATCCGAAAAGGTCTGCAGGCTCTAGCAGATGCAAGTGATTTTGCTTTTCTGTGCCCTCCTCCGAGACTGTGCACCGATAACGGCGTTATGATCGCGTG GAATGGCATTGAAAGGTTACGTGCAGGCCTTGGTGTTCTACACAGTACTGACAGCATCCGCTATGAACCCAG AGCTCCCCTCGGGGTCGATATTTCAAAGAGAGTTGAAGAAGATTCCATCAAGATGCCAAAACTCAAAAAGAAGATAAGGTGGTTGGCATCATAA
- the OSGEPL1 gene encoding tRNA N6-adenosine threonylcarbamoyltransferase, mitochondrial isoform X4 has translation MTPALPWWTALAMCWERPCTAKRKSIYSGIIPVVAQQLHRENIEQVVQDALSASGVSVAELAAVATTVKPGLALSLEVGLRYSLDLVNRYRKPFIPIHHMEAHALTVRLTHHVEFPFLVLLLSGGHCLLAVAQGVSDFLLLGQSIDIAPGDMLDKVARRLSLRKHPECHGMAGGKAIEHLAQSGNRHQHTFRLPMQQYRNCDFSFSGLQNLVNKAITEKEKEEGIEEGEILSCVQDIAAAVQHVVAVHIFQRTYRAMLFCMKNSILSAKNAALVVSGGVASNHYIRKGLQALADASDFAFLCPPPRLCTDNGVMIAWNGIERLRAGLGVLHSTDSIRYEPRAPLGVDISKRVEEDSIKMPKLKKKIRWLAS, from the exons ATGACACCGGCGCTGCCGTGGTGGACGGCGCTGGCAATGTGCTGGGAGAGGCCCTGCACTGCCAAAAGGAAGTCCATTTACA gtggaaTAATTCCTGTGGTGGCACAGCAGCTTCACAGAGAAAACATTGAGCAAGTGGTACAAGATGCTCTTAGTGCCAGTGGAgtttctgtagctgagctgGCAGCCGTTGCCACTACAGTGAAACCAGGCCTGGCTCTCAGCCTTGAAGTGGGGCTGCGGTACAGCCTGGATCTGGTGAACAGGTACCGGAAGCCATTCATACCCATCCATCACATGGAGGCTCATGCTCTGACCGTCAGACTGACTCATCACGTGGAGTTTCCCTTCTTGGTTCttctgctctctggaggtcactgccTTTTGGCAGTAGCACAAGGGGTGTCAGATTTCCTTCTGCTTGGACAGTCCATTGATATAGCACCGGGTGACATGCTGGATAAG GTAGCAAGAAGACTGTCTTTGAGAAAGCACCCAGAGTGCCACGGCATGGCTGGAGGGAAGGCAATAGAGCATTTGGCTCAGAGTGGAAACAGGCATCAGCATACATTTAGGCTTCCCATGCAACAGTACCGGAACTGTGACTTCTCTTTCTCTGGCCTTCAGAACCTTGTCAATAAAGCcatcacagaaaaagaaaaagaagaag GTATTGAAGAGGGTGAGATCCTCTCCTGTGTGCAGgatattgctgctgctgtacaGCATGTGGTGGCCGTTCACATTTTCCAGCGGACGTATCGGGCCATGCTGTTCTGCATGAAAAACAGCATACTGTCAGCGAAAAATGCAGCTTTG GTTGTATCAGGAGGAGTTGCAAGCAATCATTACATCCGAAAAGGTCTGCAGGCTCTAGCAGATGCAAGTGATTTTGCTTTTCTGTGCCCTCCTCCGAGACTGTGCACCGATAACGGCGTTATGATCGCGTG GAATGGCATTGAAAGGTTACGTGCAGGCCTTGGTGTTCTACACAGTACTGACAGCATCCGCTATGAACCCAG AGCTCCCCTCGGGGTCGATATTTCAAAGAGAGTTGAAGAAGATTCCATCAAGATGCCAAAACTCAAAAAGAAGATAAGGTGGTTGGCATCATAA
- the OSGEPL1 gene encoding tRNA N6-adenosine threonylcarbamoyltransferase, mitochondrial isoform X3 has translation MTPALPWWTALAMCWERPCTAKRKSIYRLCHSLCLMSRLQGISTRRLGGWHLPSLRGEGGIIPVVAQQLHRENIEQVVQDALSASGVSVAELAAVATTVKPGLALSLEVGLRYSLDLVNRYRKPFIPIHHMEAHALTVRLTHHVEFPFLVLLLSGGHCLLAVAQGVSDFLLLGQSIDIAPGDMLDKVARRLSLRKHPECHGMAGGKAIEHLAQSGNRHQHTFRLPMQQYRNCDFSFSGLQNLVNKAITEKEKEEGIEEGEILSCVQDIAAAVQHVVAVHIFQRTYRAMLFCMKNSILSAKNAALVVSGGVASNHYIRKGLQALADASDFAFLCPPPRLCTDNGVMIAWNGIERLRAGLGVLHSTDSIRYEPRAPLGVDISKRVEEDSIKMPKLKKKIRWLAS, from the exons ATGACACCGGCGCTGCCGTGGTGGACGGCGCTGGCAATGTGCTGGGAGAGGCCCTGCACTGCCAAAAGGAAGTCCATTTACA ggctgtgtcacagcctgtgtctaatgtccagacttcaggggatctctactCGCAGACTTGGAGGCTggcatcttcccagcttgaggggagaag gtggaaTAATTCCTGTGGTGGCACAGCAGCTTCACAGAGAAAACATTGAGCAAGTGGTACAAGATGCTCTTAGTGCCAGTGGAgtttctgtagctgagctgGCAGCCGTTGCCACTACAGTGAAACCAGGCCTGGCTCTCAGCCTTGAAGTGGGGCTGCGGTACAGCCTGGATCTGGTGAACAGGTACCGGAAGCCATTCATACCCATCCATCACATGGAGGCTCATGCTCTGACCGTCAGACTGACTCATCACGTGGAGTTTCCCTTCTTGGTTCttctgctctctggaggtcactgccTTTTGGCAGTAGCACAAGGGGTGTCAGATTTCCTTCTGCTTGGACAGTCCATTGATATAGCACCGGGTGACATGCTGGATAAG GTAGCAAGAAGACTGTCTTTGAGAAAGCACCCAGAGTGCCACGGCATGGCTGGAGGGAAGGCAATAGAGCATTTGGCTCAGAGTGGAAACAGGCATCAGCATACATTTAGGCTTCCCATGCAACAGTACCGGAACTGTGACTTCTCTTTCTCTGGCCTTCAGAACCTTGTCAATAAAGCcatcacagaaaaagaaaaagaagaag GTATTGAAGAGGGTGAGATCCTCTCCTGTGTGCAGgatattgctgctgctgtacaGCATGTGGTGGCCGTTCACATTTTCCAGCGGACGTATCGGGCCATGCTGTTCTGCATGAAAAACAGCATACTGTCAGCGAAAAATGCAGCTTTG GTTGTATCAGGAGGAGTTGCAAGCAATCATTACATCCGAAAAGGTCTGCAGGCTCTAGCAGATGCAAGTGATTTTGCTTTTCTGTGCCCTCCTCCGAGACTGTGCACCGATAACGGCGTTATGATCGCGTG GAATGGCATTGAAAGGTTACGTGCAGGCCTTGGTGTTCTACACAGTACTGACAGCATCCGCTATGAACCCAG AGCTCCCCTCGGGGTCGATATTTCAAAGAGAGTTGAAGAAGATTCCATCAAGATGCCAAAACTCAAAAAGAAGATAAGGTGGTTGGCATCATAA
- the OSGEPL1 gene encoding tRNA N6-adenosine threonylcarbamoyltransferase, mitochondrial isoform X1, translated as MSSIARSLLKSVRHGRAVCLRSRSSAGRGEQHLRQLVLGIETSCDDTGAAVVDGAGNVLGEALHCQKEVHLQAVSQPVSNVQTSGDLYSQTWRLASSQLEGRRTGGIIPVVAQQLHRENIEQVVQDALSASGVSVAELAAVATTVKPGLALSLEVGLRYSLDLVNRYRKPFIPIHHMEAHALTVRLTHHVEFPFLVLLLSGGHCLLAVAQGVSDFLLLGQSIDIAPGDMLDKVARRLSLRKHPECHGMAGGKAIEHLAQSGNRHQHTFRLPMQQYRNCDFSFSGLQNLVNKAITEKEKEEGIEEGEILSCVQDIAAAVQHVVAVHIFQRTYRAMLFCMKNSILSAKNAALVVSGGVASNHYIRKGLQALADASDFAFLCPPPRLCTDNGVMIAWNGIERLRAGLGVLHSTDSIRYEPRAPLGVDISKRVEEDSIKMPKLKKKIRWLAS; from the exons ATGAGCAGCATTGCCAGAAGCCTTTTGAAATCGGTCAGACACGGGCGGGCCGTGTGTCTGAggagcagaagctctgctggccGTGGAGAACAGCACCTTCGGCAGCTGGTGCTGGGAATCGAGACGAGCTGCGATGACACCGGCGCTGCCGTGGTGGACGGCGCTGGCAATGTGCTGGGAGAGGCCCTGCACTGCCAAAAGGAAGTCCATTTACA ggctgtgtcacagcctgtgtctaatgtccagacttcaggggatctctactCGCAGACTTGGAGGCTggcatcttcccagcttgaggggagaag aacaggtggaaTAATTCCTGTGGTGGCACAGCAGCTTCACAGAGAAAACATTGAGCAAGTGGTACAAGATGCTCTTAGTGCCAGTGGAgtttctgtagctgagctgGCAGCCGTTGCCACTACAGTGAAACCAGGCCTGGCTCTCAGCCTTGAAGTGGGGCTGCGGTACAGCCTGGATCTGGTGAACAGGTACCGGAAGCCATTCATACCCATCCATCACATGGAGGCTCATGCTCTGACCGTCAGACTGACTCATCACGTGGAGTTTCCCTTCTTGGTTCttctgctctctggaggtcactgccTTTTGGCAGTAGCACAAGGGGTGTCAGATTTCCTTCTGCTTGGACAGTCCATTGATATAGCACCGGGTGACATGCTGGATAAG GTAGCAAGAAGACTGTCTTTGAGAAAGCACCCAGAGTGCCACGGCATGGCTGGAGGGAAGGCAATAGAGCATTTGGCTCAGAGTGGAAACAGGCATCAGCATACATTTAGGCTTCCCATGCAACAGTACCGGAACTGTGACTTCTCTTTCTCTGGCCTTCAGAACCTTGTCAATAAAGCcatcacagaaaaagaaaaagaagaag GTATTGAAGAGGGTGAGATCCTCTCCTGTGTGCAGgatattgctgctgctgtacaGCATGTGGTGGCCGTTCACATTTTCCAGCGGACGTATCGGGCCATGCTGTTCTGCATGAAAAACAGCATACTGTCAGCGAAAAATGCAGCTTTG GTTGTATCAGGAGGAGTTGCAAGCAATCATTACATCCGAAAAGGTCTGCAGGCTCTAGCAGATGCAAGTGATTTTGCTTTTCTGTGCCCTCCTCCGAGACTGTGCACCGATAACGGCGTTATGATCGCGTG GAATGGCATTGAAAGGTTACGTGCAGGCCTTGGTGTTCTACACAGTACTGACAGCATCCGCTATGAACCCAG AGCTCCCCTCGGGGTCGATATTTCAAAGAGAGTTGAAGAAGATTCCATCAAGATGCCAAAACTCAAAAAGAAGATAAGGTGGTTGGCATCATAA
- the OSGEPL1 gene encoding tRNA N6-adenosine threonylcarbamoyltransferase, mitochondrial isoform X5, translating into MSSIARSLLKSVRHGRAVCLRSRSSAGRGEQHLRQLVLGIETSCDDTGAAVVDGAGNVLGEALHCQKEVHLQTGGIIPVVAQQLHRENIEQVVQDALSASGVSVAELAAVATTVKPGLALSLEVGLRYSLDLVNRYRKPFIPIHHMEAHALTVRLTHHVEFPFLVLLLSGGHCLLAVAQGVSDFLLLGQSIDIAPGDMLDKVARRLSLRKHPECHGMAGGKAIEHLAQSGNRHQHTFRLPMQQYRNCDFSFSGLQNLVNKAITEKEKEEGIEEGEILSCVQDIAAAVQHVVAVHIFQRTYRAMLFCMKNSILSAKNAALVVSGGVASNHYIRKGLQALADASDFAFLCPPPRLCTDNGVMIAW; encoded by the exons ATGAGCAGCATTGCCAGAAGCCTTTTGAAATCGGTCAGACACGGGCGGGCCGTGTGTCTGAggagcagaagctctgctggccGTGGAGAACAGCACCTTCGGCAGCTGGTGCTGGGAATCGAGACGAGCTGCGATGACACCGGCGCTGCCGTGGTGGACGGCGCTGGCAATGTGCTGGGAGAGGCCCTGCACTGCCAAAAGGAAGTCCATTTACA aacaggtggaaTAATTCCTGTGGTGGCACAGCAGCTTCACAGAGAAAACATTGAGCAAGTGGTACAAGATGCTCTTAGTGCCAGTGGAgtttctgtagctgagctgGCAGCCGTTGCCACTACAGTGAAACCAGGCCTGGCTCTCAGCCTTGAAGTGGGGCTGCGGTACAGCCTGGATCTGGTGAACAGGTACCGGAAGCCATTCATACCCATCCATCACATGGAGGCTCATGCTCTGACCGTCAGACTGACTCATCACGTGGAGTTTCCCTTCTTGGTTCttctgctctctggaggtcactgccTTTTGGCAGTAGCACAAGGGGTGTCAGATTTCCTTCTGCTTGGACAGTCCATTGATATAGCACCGGGTGACATGCTGGATAAG GTAGCAAGAAGACTGTCTTTGAGAAAGCACCCAGAGTGCCACGGCATGGCTGGAGGGAAGGCAATAGAGCATTTGGCTCAGAGTGGAAACAGGCATCAGCATACATTTAGGCTTCCCATGCAACAGTACCGGAACTGTGACTTCTCTTTCTCTGGCCTTCAGAACCTTGTCAATAAAGCcatcacagaaaaagaaaaagaagaag GTATTGAAGAGGGTGAGATCCTCTCCTGTGTGCAGgatattgctgctgctgtacaGCATGTGGTGGCCGTTCACATTTTCCAGCGGACGTATCGGGCCATGCTGTTCTGCATGAAAAACAGCATACTGTCAGCGAAAAATGCAGCTTTG GTTGTATCAGGAGGAGTTGCAAGCAATCATTACATCCGAAAAGGTCTGCAGGCTCTAGCAGATGCAAGTGATTTTGCTTTTCTGTGCCCTCCTCCGAGACTGTGCACCGATAACGGCGTTATGATCGCGTGGTGA
- the ORMDL1 gene encoding ORM1-like protein 1 gives MNVGVAHSEVNPNTRVMNSRGMWLTYALGVGMLHIVLLSIPFFSVPVAWTLTNVIHNLGMYVFLHAVKGTPFETPDQGKARLLTHWEQLDYGVQFTSSRKFFTISPIILYFLASFYTKYDPTHFILNTASLLTVLIPKLPQLHGVRVFGINKY, from the exons ATGAATGTAGGAGTCGCCCACAGTGAGGTTAATCCAAACACGCGGGTGATGAACAGCCGTGGAATGTGGCTGACATACGCTCTGGGAGTCGGCATGCTGCACATTGTCTTGCTCAGCATTCCTTTCTTCAGTGTCCCTGTTGCCTGGACCTTAACAAACGTGATTCACAACCTG gGAATGTATGTGTTTTTACATGCAGTAAAGGGAACTCCTTTTGAAACACCTGATCAGGGGAAAGCTAGGCTCCTGACACACTGGGAACAGCTGGATTATGGAGTGCAGTTTACATCTtcaaggaaattcttcacaatctctcctatcattct ATATTTCCTAGCAAGTTTCTACACCAAGTATGATCCAACACACTTTATCCTCAACACAGCCTCCCTCCTGACTGTGCTTATTCccaagctgccccagctgcacgGTGTTCGAGTCTTTGGCATCAATAAGTATTGA